ACAACGCCCTCGCCGAGACGATCAACGGGCTATACAAGACCGAGCTGATCCGCGGCCCCGACCAAGGACCCTGGCGAACGGTCGAGGAAGTCGAACTAGCCACCTTGGGCTGGGTGCATTGGTACAACACCGAGCGGCTCCACGGCTACCTCGGCGATATCCCACCCGACGAACACGAGGAGGCCCACTACGCTCAACTAGCCACCACAGGGTAAGCAAGGAAACCAAACAAAACGGTCTCCATCAAACCCAGGGCGACTCACTACGTCACCATGAGCCGAGGCCGGGAAGCAAACACGATCTACCTCACCGATCCAGACCTCAACGAGAGCGAATGCACGCACCTAACCCACCAACACCCCGACCGGCTGCCCGCCCTTGTCACGGCCCTCGGTCGCACGGCCACGGAGCCGGCGGCTTCTGACACTGGACGGGGACCTAGGACCATCACAGACGGACAACTGAACGAGCGCCTGGCCGCCCTGGAGGCACAACTTGAATTGAGAGCCACCGAGCCCCGCGACGGCCGGGACGACCTTCTTGCCGACTACATCGCTCTCCACGGGGAGGCTCGCGCCCGACATCGAGACCGGCTCGACGCCATCGCATACGAGCCACCTGACTGGATCGTCGATGTCATCGGCGAGCGGCCCGCCGAAACAGATCGTCGAGCCGCCTGGGACGCGATAGCCGATCGGGCAGTTCGCTACCGGACCGAGAACCGGGTTCCGGATGATGCTCCCGGTCTCTTGGGACCAGGGCCGAGCAGTGGCGAAATCGAGCGACGCGTGGATTGGCTGGCGGCCCGCCGAGAGTTGAAGCGGAGTCTGCCTGCGCTGCAGGATCCTGGTTACGGAGAAAGAGGCCACGAGGTGGCGGTCTTCTAGTATCGGTTGGGACCAGCGGCGAGTGGAGACGTGACAATAACTACGAATGAAGATCAGATCGCGTCGATCCTGTCGGTTGTCCGTCTCGGAGACCTGGACCATCGGGGTTGGTGGCGCTCGCATGGTCTCGATGAAACCGGTTCGTTCCTGCTATCCCGTTCTTTCAAACGAACTTGGGCGGCGACGGCAATGGAGCTCTCGATGGTGTCCGCTCGAGCCCGTCACGAAGAAGCTCTCGGGCGCAAGGACGCTATTCATCTCTTCTCCGACGAGATTCCCTTCTACCGGTTGGTCCATTCTTGGCTTCTGGAACAGAAGCTCGAGGACGACCTCACGCCATTCGAACCGTTCCAGACCGCCACCACAGACCAGCTCCTCGACCGACTTCCGGACGGGCCACAGGTCGAGCGCCGCGGGTCCGGGTTGTTCCTCGGCACCATCTCCCGATCCGACGTCGAGGACGCCGACCGTCTCGACGAGGTGCTGGCCGGCCTTATCGGGGCCTACCGCACCATCAACGCCGAGTTCCTTGCCCCCTACTTCGACCTCACCGCATGACTGAGTTCACCACTCGC
The sequence above is drawn from the Acidimicrobiia bacterium genome and encodes:
- a CDS encoding BrxE family protein, whose protein sequence is MTITTNEDQIASILSVVRLGDLDHRGWWRSHGLDETGSFLLSRSFKRTWAATAMELSMVSARARHEEALGRKDAIHLFSDEIPFYRLVHSWLLEQKLEDDLTPFEPFQTATTDQLLDRLPDGPQVERRGSGLFLGTISRSDVEDADRLDEVLAGLIGAYRTINAEFLAPYFDLTA